A window of Chrysoperla carnea chromosome 3, inChrCarn1.1, whole genome shotgun sequence genomic DNA:
tttaagttaagtctgtgtgtgtctatctgcgGCATCGgagcgcttaaacggatgaacagaatttgatttttcttttgaaaagtaatttaatggagtgcgTTCTTagatgtttcaagtacgagtttagggttccgtacccgaaaaattttagctctACAATTCGGCTGCACTTCAATATTATATGGTAGTGTTCGAGAAACGAGGGTACTTCTCttataaatatgaattgaaCTAAAATCGAGCGATTTTATTTTccaagtaaaatattaattactaaaataatggtttagttgaaatgtgcagtcattaaagttacggaagaaaaatatttgaatcaaatttaaatttcatgaatattccttatTCTCTTTTGgtagaagtaaaaaaaactcttaatttgtttaaatattattttatttcataaattaatttattatgacaaatCATGTATTGTCAGCACCGTGTTGCACTATGCACTATgagtttttttgtgtttattcaaACTGTTCATGTAACTAAATCTgatatcacaaatttcacatgaaaaaggtttttctcctgtGTGACGTCTTGTATGTGTAACTAAGTGACTTCGTTGCTTAAAAGCTTGATCACATAAATCGCATTTAAACGGCCTGTATCTCGTATGAGTTTTTCTATGCATTCGAAAAGCGTCAttatgagtaaattttttatgacaaatgtcacattcaaaaagtttttcaccAGTGTGAATTCTATTATGTGATATCAAACTATGTACGGCTGAAAATTTCATACCACATACTTCACATGAAATAAGATTTTCTCCCGTGTGTGTTCTTTCATGTTGAATTAATCCTTTTCTATAAACATatcttttatcacaaatataacATACAAAAGGTTTTTCTACAACGTGACTTTTTGAATGCTCAAATAATTTGCTTCTATTTATAAATCGTTTAAAACAAATACGACAATAAAGTAtctttttatcataatttacttTGATGAGATGAACTTTTACTTTAtgagaaaataaatgtttcttgaagataaatcttttattacaaatttcacaagaaaatagtttttttctagcATGAATTTTTGCTTGTTCAACTAAACtagttttatgtataaatgtttTAGGATGAACTTCACAAGAGTTAGTATGCTTCAATTTGTGTACATCTAAATCATATTTAACagtgaattttttatcacaactatcacaagaaaaattattttctccagTTGGGGCATGGGTTATTTCATGCTCAATTAAATTGCATTCCTTGATGAATACTTTCTTACAAACATCGCATGAATaagatttttctaaattatgaaCTTGTTTATGTTGGAGTAAACTGTTTTGAAAGATGAATGTTTTATCACAGACATCACATGAATAAGGCTTttgtccaaattttattttaatacgttCAACAACAACAGTTTCTTCTGGTTTTGGTTCttcatctttaattattatCTCAGTATGTATCTGATCCGTATTTAAGTTCCCATCATTATTTTTGCAAtctgtatttaaattttctttagtgtcattattttcttctttgacAGCTGCTTCTTCTAATTCTATTACTTCATCTTTAATAGCCACTTCTTCAACCAACTGTTGTTCTCTTTTTACGtgttcataattaattttataaaaaggttcttgatttttaattttagtacatTCCTCCTTAATGAATAAAGGATTGTTCGCATCaatgaacaaattatttgacattctgttttatatttattttaattcgacaaattatttacaaaacaaccTAACCTTTAAGACTCTGTTTTTTGAcaaattcttttcaaattgattCACGTGTTTATTTATCCTAAACTATCGTTATCGTTGCCCAAGGTGTTATATAATTCTATGTCGTTATTGTCGTTGCCAGGGAAATACTACCACTTAAGTATACCACCTGTGTTCACTTTTTAAAGATAGGTTCACACCAGAGATtttaaaacagatctgcaactccctgtaaaatttttactattttcgttCTCTGGAGGTGCCTTTCTCCAGGTGGCTCTACATGTTACATTCGTGTAGGTTCATCTtttagttttgataataatttatccatttcaatggttgttggggaaacaatattatatatatttttaaataaataaacaatacgtctttcaaaatttgtttgcatgtgattaaaattcattaaatttctttatgtgtattctcaattgattgtctttattaacattttgtggATTATTTGAATAGTggcattatttaagtattttggcCGTTTTCCTTGTGCCCCTGTTCATTAAGTAATTAGTGTAATTTAGTCGTTTTAagtgtgtttatattattttccgatttttttatgatatgtaGGTACTAAGTTTATTTTAGCGCTTAGGTCTTGTTAATCGTGTTGATTACATTTACGTAGTGTTTAATTGTGATTATAATTGactattaatgaaataaaatggtttaacATTGCATTTAAATTACatcaaactaataattaattgttataaataatgttaatattaaaataaatatgctattttatttcaaatattgtaataaattattattttattaatatttgttattttatttaaaaaacttcactttatttaattagaagacaaataaaaaaaaattaaaaaaaaaagaaaagataaattgaataaaaatatttcgaatagtaCCTAATTcccggaattttttttaaaatagtttttgtaagTGCCTTTTCCAGCGGGAGGCTTTTTGGACAACATTTTATGTACAgtagagttgcctatctatttatgtaataaattataatctgtggttCACACTATGCACagtgttattataccatgtatatatgaaatatacatagtatattaagtttagtcccaagtttgtaacgcttaaaaatattgacgctacgaaaaaaattttgttataggtaaatcgatcgaaaatcgatccgaaatatcgtttttttgaaaattactcggccaaataattttttacgattttttcgaatttttctaaggggtaccccttgaaaaaattgcaaaaaatcgatacaaatttatcgtctccaatttcgataaaactctgtatttaaggtaattttgacccaaaaaatacaaaaatcggtttcatttaacgattgggcgaataattctcgagataataccggaaatcgatccgaaatctcgttttttttcgaaaattactcgggcaatcgccaaataaactcaatttttgaatttcttgggtcaaaattaccttataaattgagtttcatcaaattccgaaacaaataattttttacgattttttcgaatttttctaaggggtaccccttgaaaaaattgcaaaaaatcgatacaaatctatcgtctccaatttcgataaaactctgtatataaggtaattttgacccaaaaaatacaaaaatcggtttcatttaacgattgggagaataattctcgagataataccggaaatcgatccgaaatatcgtttttttcgaaaattactcggccaatcgcctaataaactcgatttttgaatttcttgggtcaaaattaccttataaactgagtttcatcaaattccgaaacaaataattttttacgattttttcgaatttttctaaggggtaccccttgaaaaaattgcaaaaaatcgatacaaatctatcgtctccaatttcgataaaactctgtatataaggtaattttgacccaaaaaatacaaaaatcggtttcatttaacgattgggagaataattctcgagataataccggaaatcgatccgaaatatcgtttttttcgaaaattactcggccaatcgccaaataaactcgatttctTACGTTATTATATGTCacgatattgtaattaaaatgaccTGGAAATGATGTCAAATACctttctataatatatttatgacaTAATAGTGATGTTAATATGACATCATATTAACATCATAAATTGAGTCACCATTATATCATGTttacatgttttaaaatatgacaTATGACCTATGATCTTTTTATGACCTATGTATGACGTCATATTAAGGTCATGTGTTCACTGGGTAGTGCTGCCACTCAGCGGATCTTTACATTAGAGGGTTTAAAACAATTTGTGGAATTCTCTTTTAAATAATGTGGAATTCTATTTTGATAGGATGTAATAAGACTCTtgctttgaataaatattaatatttgtatttgataAGTAAATCAATCATCACATGATTTATCAAcactatgattttttttatgtttactcAAACTGTTTAGGTACCTAAATCCTTTATCACAAatgtcacaaaaatatttttctcgaaTGTGAGTAGTTCTAATATGGGAAACTAAATTACTTCGGTGGATAAATGCTTTATCGCATAAATCGCATTTATGAGGTCTGTAGCCCGTGTGAACTCGTCTATGTACTTGTAAATTGGAACtctgaagaaattttttatcacaaatatcgcATTCAAACAGTTTTTCACCAGTGTGAATTCTCTTATGTAATATTAAACAACGTTTTGACGATAAATTCATACCACATACTTCAcatgaaatatgattttttttcgtgtgtgttttttcatgtaaatttaaACTTCTTTTACAACCATatcttttatcacaaatataacatataaaaggTTTTTCTACAACGTGACTTCTTGAATGTTCAAATAATTTGCTTCTATTAATAAATCGTTTAAAACAAATACGACAATAAAGTAtctttttatcataatttacttTGATGTGatgaacttttattttatgagaaaataaatgtttcttgaagataaatcttttattacaaatatcacaagaaaaaagtgtttttctaAGATGATTTCTTTCTCTTTCAACTAAACtagttttatgtataaatgtttTAGAATGAATTGCGAATGTGTTAGCATGTTCCAATTTGTGTACATCTAAATCATATTTAACagtgaattttttatcacaacTATCgcaaggaaaattattttctccagTTGGGGCATGGGTTATTTCATGCTCAATTAAATTGCTTTCCTTGATGAATTCTTTCTTGCAAACATCGCATGAATaagatttttccaaattatgaaCTTGTTTATGTTGGAGTAAACTGTTTTGAaagataaatgttttatcacagaGATCACACGAATAAGGCTTttgtccaaattttattttaatacgttCAACTACAACAGTTTCTTCCGATTTTGGTTCTTCATCCTTAATTATCAACTCAGTGTGTATCTGATCTTTGTAATCTGTCTTTGATTTTCCttcaaattcattattttcttctttgacAAGTGCTTCTAATTCCAGCACTTCATCTTTAATAGCCAGTTCTGTAACCCGCTGCTGTTCTATTTTTACgtgttcattaattttataaaaaggatCTTGGCCTTTAAACTTTATACATTCCTCCTTAATGCACACAGGATTTTCTCCATcaatgaacaaatttaaattatttgccattccgctttttatttattttaattgcattaaCAAAACAACCTAGTCTTTTACGTTTGGTTCTTGTCAAATTTTTTCCACATCCATCCTCGTGCTTGCTTGTCATAGAATCTAAACAGTTACTTGCCTAAAGATCAGTTCACACTATATTTCGCAATATTTTATGTCTCCGCAAAGAGCGCTAAcgaaatgtatatattatattactggtttaattattcatttagtcAAGTGCATTGTAGTGAAACCATTAACCACaatgattattttgttattgacTAGTCAACTGTAGTCAGCGTTATTAACCACATTTCATGAAGGCTCTTCTGACTCAAATCATGTATGAATGTTCTTATATTCTTAtgaaattctactaaatttggttcAGATAGTTCAAGTTTTCTGTTAAATTTAGCCGTCTTTTTTTATCTTGTTTCATATGCAAGTTTTATTCACTAAAAAACTCAGATAATACTAGAAAACTGATCTGCTCGAATATTTTAAGGCATGGCTTTCTAAATGATCTGAAAATtcagaagttttttattttcaatcaaattttacccaaataatgaatttttaacggTAGTTTTTCCGATTTGAATTTTAGAAAGCCTTAACGTGATTGCCATGTAGCACAGTCTTTAATAAGCAAATTTGTTTAGACGTAAGCGTCCATATGTCAAAAGCACatgttatgtttttaaattacaatttttcttatgcgcatcttataaaaaaattcaccaaaACTTATATCATGAAACGTTCAACAGCAAAGAAAATAGAAGGatctacaaataattataaatcaaaattaagatCCACTAAAAATGATTGTGTCGATAATGAAAATGAACCCAAATCTTCtaccaaaaaatatgaaacaaatactCTTTGTAAATTTAAGGCACCGAAACGAAAACATTTAACAATTGAATACGGTGCATCAAAAGTACCACAAATTCAGAAGAAAAGCTCCACAAAAATTCAAGAagcaaatacaaatataaagaaagaaaatcctttaaaaatggtaacagatgtaaaaattaaaacagaacCGATAGATTATGAAGAGGCAGACATTGTTTCACCTTTTTGGGGTGGTATCGATCATATTAAAGAAGAACTAAAAGTAGAACCAACAGAAATTAAGCAAGATATCAAAGAGGAATcgtatcaaaaagaaaaaaaacaaggaATAAAAAAGGAATTGTTAGAAGTTAAAGAAGAAAAGttccaaaacataaaaaaagaaataaaaacagaacaagaagtaattaatataaaacaggaaattaaagaagaaataaaagaaGAATCTTTACTCGATAATTATGTACCACCATTCTGGGaagaaatgttaaataatattcgagaaatgagaaaaaatcaAGATGCACCAGTTGATACAATGGGATGTGATCAATGTCCGGATGAAAATGCTTCTGAAAAAGTACGTTTTGGTACAAAGACTAAGGAGTAAATGGCCAACGTTAGGTGGTAAAGAATTCATGGGCGTTTCCAAGGGGAGGGAGGCTACTCCCTCCCTCTACAGATTCACAAAAAAGGTTTCAAAGCACCcacttactttaaaaaaaagtaaaattctacttaattcaaaatttcatttatcgattgatttatattataattagttgtctatgaagctacctataaattttcaactcaccATCTgttatagtttctgagaaaaacggaactaaatttttgccctaatttggactttcacgggaaaacaaagttttttacgaaaaaatgtttcaaagttgtttacttttttatatgcaacaatttgtacatttaaacttttgttattcctcttgcggtttacaagacccaatggacCATTCTTAACCTTTTTACGAATCCAAACTTACTTTTTGAATCCCGAACACGAATTGACTTAATTAGGTTAACTTTTACGAATATCTTTCTACATCGATTATATCTTtctatatatttaatacatagggtataaaaactaaataaaatgatttttaataagaagtttttataaaaaaggcgCCTGTCCGATGAAAGGAAAAGAAAAGGAATATTAGAAAAAGTAACTTTTAGGTAAGGGCCCCCCCAACTAGAAAAAAGTCCGCGTTTCTCACTACTATAAATCCGGATTCCAGTCTTTAGGtaaattaatagtaaaaaaggtctaattttacaataaaaataaatttacccaTACTTTTCCCATTCTCCATAAAGTAACTTGCCCCCTTTCTTTGCCATCGGCTGATGATGCCCTTTTTGAAAATGTGACGTTTTCTTTTCTAGTGCTCACataatttatagataattttataaccaATTATATCTTATAAAACGGctcttcattaattttaagaaaaagacgcatttctaagaattttctcaagtaaattatgttttaagttTGTCATAATGAATACCTATAGGTACTCACTGTAAACTACAACTATCTAAAAAATTTGCCTTTAAATTAGCTCAGAATGAGCCGGTATTTTTGAGCTTTTCTACTATTTTtagattgaaatttattaaaattataatttattttcattacagATCATCCGTTATCATGTTTTAATATCGTTAATGTTATCACCTCAAACAAAGGACGAAGTTACTTATAATGCCATGGCTAGACTTAAATCGCATGGTTTAACTGTTGACAATATACTAAATACTAGTGAAGAGAAAttgggaaaaataatttatcccGTTGGATTTTggaaagtaagtaaaaaaattgggatttttcaaattgtttattaGTTGAACGTTCTGATGCTAGCCAAAAGCCAAAACCTATATTTTTATCTACttctaaacaaataatttgaagtatgggatgttttttatattttctgttgGGAGTCAACGTGTTAAGACTCCCACATTATGAATATAATCAGATCCTGAAATTTATGTCGAAAACGTtgaatttttgtggtttttaagACTTTACGCAACTCCAAAGGTTATAGTTATGTTAAAGGAGTGTTTTTTGGTAGTGTCGTTATCCCGGTCTTCTTTTCAAACCCTATAAATAATTCCATTTGTTGAGAAACATgaagagacaaaaaaaaaactaatttcaaaagTAACCATTAAATAATAAGCATCTAATGAGAGTAAGAAAATATGATGATCTTGTTGATTAGTGCTCTGTTGCGTTTTTTTAAAACCCGAATCAAAAAAAGAGAGGTGTTGTAAACTTTAACCACTATGTGTGTCTTTCTGTAGCACCAGGTATAGTTCTTCATCAGCGATAGTTCTTAgacatgttttattaaaattggttccACCCTCATGTTATACGTTTGGTGTGTTTAACCCCCCCCCCCGTGTTAAAAGTTGTACGTGTTTATCTATGTATCTGTGAGTTTGTCTGTGGCaatgtagctcctaaacggataaatTGACTTGTTCTATAGCCATTTTTCAAAACGATTaagtttgaagaaattttttaattttgtaaattttacttgtttatatttgtaattgatttttaagacttttattaTTCTAGACAAAAGCAAAAAGTATTAGAAAGGCAacagaaattcttaaaaatgaatATGATGGTGATATTCCGAATACATTAAAAGATCTTCTAAAATTACCTGGTGTTGGGCCGAAAATAGCACATTTATGTATGAGTTCTGCGTGGAACGTAGTCACAGGAATTGGTACGTATTTCAAAATCTTTTTGGTCATAATAAATTGCTCATACTTGGTAAAATTATAGGTGTTGATACCCATGTACATAGAATATCAAATCGATTAGCATGGGTGAATCCTCAAACAAAGACACCAGAAGATACTCGTAAAGCTTTGGAAAAATGGCTGCCAAAAGAATTATGGAGTGAAGTCAATCATCTAATGGTGGGATTTGGACAGACAATATGTCGCCCAGTTGGTCCTCAATGTTCAAATTGTTTGAATATTGATATATGCccttatgtaaaaattaatatgggtataaaaaagaataaaaaactgaaaaaaatgaaatagtaaaaaacatatcataatcgattttattatcattttattttttatctcttataattttaaaggaTTTGCGAGAATCAAGAGTTGTCGAAATTCGAGTCCAAACTTGATATTAGATTCTGATTTTTTTCTATcagtattattttgtattaaaagtagggaacaaaattggttcatttaTTCGAAACTATTTCAAAGCAAAAatctcattttcaataaaaaatcgtTCTCAAATAAAACAAAGCACGAATTGTTTAAATCAgtaagaacaaaattaaaaaatttcaaagcacCATTGAAAACcgtataaaaataatctttgtgTATTTTTTGTTCCCATGTTTGCAACTTTGAAGTCAAAGACAAGATGAAAAATATCTACCTCAATAGAAtaagtaaaaactttttctacTTGATGTTTCTGTTTATTTCTACCTTGCTTCTACAGGTACTATTCCAAAATAGAAGAGCccgagaaatttattttcacaattgcttattaaattaattttgtttttaaagactTATTCCTgttatttttaacacataaCTTTGTAGAGATTGAACTAACCTGCTCTTCAggattgattaattgatttatcACCCGAGGGATGCGTAATTTCCATCCATAACCACT
This region includes:
- the LOC123294613 gene encoding endonuclease III-like protein 1; translation: MFLNYNFSYAHLIKKFTKTYIMKRSTAKKIEGSTNNYKSKLRSTKNDCVDNENEPKSSTKKYETNTLCKFKAPKRKHLTIEYGASKVPQIQKKSSTKIQEANTNIKKENPLKMVTDVKIKTEPIDYEEADIVSPFWGGIDHIKEELKVEPTEIKQDIKEESYQKEKKQGIKKELLEVKEEKFQNIKKEIKTEQEVINIKQEIKEEIKEESLLDNYVPPFWEEMLNNIREMRKNQDAPVDTMGCDQCPDENASEKIIRYHVLISLMLSPQTKDEVTYNAMARLKSHGLTVDNILNTSEEKLGKIIYPVGFWKTKAKSIRKATEILKNEYDGDIPNTLKDLLKLPGVGPKIAHLCMSSAWNVVTGIGVDTHVHRISNRLAWVNPQTKTPEDTRKALEKWLPKELWSEVNHLMVGFGQTICRPVGPQCSNCLNIDICPYVKINMGIKKNKKLKKMK
- the LOC123296224 gene encoding zinc finger protein 271-like, whose protein sequence is MANNLNLFIDGENPVCIKEECIKFKGQDPFYKINEHVKIEQQRVTELAIKDEVLELEALVKEENNEFEGKSKTDYKDQIHTELIIKDEEPKSEETVVVERIKIKFGQKPYSCDLCDKTFIFQNSLLQHKQVHNLEKSYSCDVCKKEFIKESNLIEHEITHAPTGENNFPCDSCDKKFTVKYDLDSSNLQVHRRVHTGYRPHKCDLCDKAFIHRSNLVSHIRTTHIREKYFCDICDKGFREQQLVEEVAIKDEVIELEEAAVKEENNDTKENLNTDCKNNDGNLNTDQIHTEIIIKDEEPKPEETVVVERIKIKFGQKPYSCDVCDKTFIFQNSLLQHKQVHNLEKSYSCDVCKKVFIKECNLIEHEITHAPTGENNFSCDSCDKKFTVKYDLDVHKLKHTNSCEVHPKTFIHKTSLVEQAKIHKRINST